One window of Novosphingobium sp. 9U genomic DNA carries:
- a CDS encoding response regulator: MPNSAIKILAVDDVKENLVALEAALDQPDVQLVTVSNGFEALELLLRDDFALALLDVQMPEMDGFELAELMRGTERTRAVPIIFLTAVATDERRKFRGFEAGAVDYLLKPLDIHVLNSKVAVFVELARQRREIARQRDELAMALGRLRAHDDNSPLAVVELDADLRIVTWAAGAERLFGFGAAQMLGQRLENAPFLSDEDRAGVISSLRGLFAGEDRREMQEHSFVHADGSVREAEWYCSSLAGSGARQRSAMLQLLDITARHRAEETQRLLIGELNHRVKNTLATVQAIAAQGFRHARNHDEFRDAFTGRIQALARAHSLLSATTWERASLRGLIADQVAIGAISLDRLRLEGPDVDLPPELSLRFALVLHELTTNAHKYGALSNDAGHVAIAWTLGDGLLSLVWSEHGGPTVAAPERKGFGTTLVMSSLAGEDADITVDYASEGVRWRMALPLDPIKRAPAAPAPAIVQTVAPAPSSERACLPPGMTVLVVEDEPLLAMELMTELEEAGALPLGPASSCTQALAMIREEAPDLALLDGNLNGERIDAVADELATRGIPFAFVSGYGREHLPIGHQDRPIITKPFIAAEICDLAGQLAEQVRTEQRHRVIG; the protein is encoded by the coding sequence GCGCGACGATTTCGCGCTCGCCCTGCTCGACGTGCAGATGCCCGAGATGGACGGCTTCGAGCTGGCCGAGCTGATGCGCGGGACCGAGCGCACGCGCGCGGTGCCGATCATCTTCCTGACCGCCGTCGCTACCGACGAGCGCCGCAAGTTCCGTGGCTTCGAGGCCGGTGCAGTCGATTACCTGCTCAAGCCGCTCGACATCCATGTCCTCAATTCCAAGGTCGCCGTCTTTGTCGAACTGGCGCGGCAGCGGCGCGAGATCGCCCGCCAGCGCGACGAGCTTGCGATGGCGCTGGGTAGGTTGCGCGCGCACGACGACAATTCGCCGCTCGCCGTGGTCGAACTCGATGCCGATCTGCGGATCGTGACCTGGGCTGCGGGCGCGGAGCGGCTGTTCGGCTTTGGCGCGGCGCAGATGCTGGGTCAGCGGCTGGAAAACGCGCCGTTCCTCTCCGACGAAGACCGTGCCGGCGTGATCTCTTCACTGCGCGGTTTGTTCGCCGGGGAGGATCGGCGCGAGATGCAGGAGCATAGCTTCGTCCATGCCGACGGCTCGGTGCGCGAGGCGGAGTGGTACTGCTCGTCGCTCGCCGGCAGCGGCGCCCGCCAGCGCAGCGCCATGCTCCAGTTGCTCGACATCACCGCGCGCCACCGCGCCGAGGAGACGCAGCGCCTGCTCATCGGCGAGCTCAACCACCGGGTGAAGAACACGCTGGCGACGGTGCAGGCGATCGCCGCGCAGGGTTTTCGGCACGCGCGCAATCACGACGAGTTTCGGGACGCCTTCACCGGCCGCATCCAGGCGCTCGCCCGCGCACACTCACTGCTTAGCGCGACCACCTGGGAGCGGGCCAGCCTGCGTGGGCTGATCGCCGACCAAGTCGCGATCGGCGCGATCTCGCTCGACCGGCTGCGGCTGGAGGGACCCGATGTCGACTTGCCACCCGAGCTGTCGCTGCGCTTCGCCCTGGTGCTGCACGAACTGACCACGAACGCGCACAAGTACGGCGCGCTGTCGAACGACGCCGGCCATGTCGCGATCGCCTGGACCTTGGGCGACGGCTTGCTGAGCCTGGTGTGGAGCGAACACGGCGGCCCGACTGTCGCAGCGCCCGAGCGCAAGGGTTTCGGCACCACGCTGGTCATGAGCAGCCTGGCAGGCGAGGACGCCGACATAACGGTCGACTACGCCAGCGAGGGCGTGCGCTGGCGCATGGCGCTGCCGCTCGACCCGATCAAGCGCGCCCCCGCCGCGCCTGCGCCCGCGATCGTGCAAACGGTCGCACCTGCGCCTTCATCCGAGCGGGCCTGCCTGCCGCCGGGCATGACAGTGCTGGTGGTGGAGGATGAGCCCCTGCTCGCGATGGAACTGATGACCGAACTGGAGGAGGCAGGCGCCCTTCCGCTCGGCCCCGCTTCGTCATGCACGCAAGCCCTGGCGATGATCCGCGAGGAAGCGCCTGATCTGGCCCTGCTCGACGGCAATTTAAACGGCGAGCGGATCGATGCCGTCGCCGATGAACTGGCCACACGCGGGATCCCCTTCGCATTCGTCAGTGGCTACGGTCGAGAGCACCTGCCGATCGGCCATCAGGACCGCCCGATCATTACCAAGCCGTTCATCGCCGCGGAAATCTGCGATCTTGCCGGGCAACTCGCAGAGCAAGTCAGGACCGAACAGCGGCACCGCGTGATCGGCTGA